From a single Anaerolineales bacterium genomic region:
- a CDS encoding FG-GAP-like repeat-containing protein, with translation MKNNRALKIATLFFLGLFIAIIPAEASTTSLFEPYVTFPAGSPQAVGTGDFNNDGRMDVAVTNNEMELKIFTQNASGGLNSAVTYAAGTRPESLAVGDLNNDGRDDIVVTNSNDNTISIFLQQEDGTMADRVTHSTGSSPDAVAVGDVNGDDLDDVVVANWNSPFISVFIQNNDGTLDAKVDYASPQAGYDDIAIGDVNGDGRNDVVKMNGQLYANPDLSVYIQSDNGTLNAAVSYSLPGNILGKGIGIGDVTGDGLADVVMSYGGNRPNSYIAVFAQAENGSLQSSVSYAVYDIPVPVEITDVNSDGLADVITAHSGWNRVSVYLQQNNGTLGSYTLYALPNNSASHYKPQGLVLGDVNSDDLPDILVANLNYGLNVLYHAKKPSTFNKTSPTDGIADQPLSVTLAWGSSGNAVRYEYCYDTTNDNNCTPWVNNGTATHKTLSGLALGTTYYWHVRSLNGIGTTYSNGSETAYWSFTTAVPPTYVINTNDSGLGSLRQAIANASDGETITFAPHLAGESIHLASTLEIDKAITIDGSALNPRITLSGDTDDDGVGDMPIMGIGIGGAVKISNVDFVNGKNESHSLAGGINNFGGNLEVEKCTFSGNKGDFGGAILNKGSLTIQNCEFLNNSANDGGAILNDFDTTALISNTLFAQNAADNEYGAGGAIANIGILTITQSEFNENTAAGGGAIANAWGGTITISETVFIKNAGTAEGGGAVYNTESSMTIADASFLENTTFKDGGVIFNIDGTIGISNSEFNGNTAAGDGGAIYNQGTMEVIKSTVANNSAEMGGGIANIGTLTITNSNILENSVASSYGGGGGILNFSDPDNSGILSFTNSTISSNTAPSGGGILNLAPAGEVTISNSTVSNNTVSDTGGGVSNFGILTMENSTVFDNSATYGGGIANHNALTMINNTFSDNSADNGGGIYNGGSLSLINNILANSATGGDCSNHELHGVITANINNLVENNAPAPNHCGTPAFITDPKLGTLADNGGPTRTMALLFGSPAFDAGDNTSCRATDQRGVTRPQGAGCDIGAYERISITNPTFSDVPFNHSAWQYIEAIYNAGITGGCTTTPLNYCPNNTVTRAQMAIFLLRGIHGSSYTPPAVGDSTGFNDVPTTHSAAAWIKQLAAEGITGGCGNGNYCPNQAVTRAQMAIFLLRAKYGDDYVPPAAGGSSGFNDVPAGSSTAPWIKQLAAEGITGGCGNGSYCPNQAVTRAQMAIFLQRTFNLPLP, from the coding sequence ATGAAAAACAACCGCGCACTTAAAATAGCAACTCTATTCTTTTTGGGACTGTTCATTGCAATCATTCCCGCTGAGGCATCTACCACTTCACTTTTTGAGCCTTATGTTACATTCCCAGCCGGGTCTCCACAGGCTGTTGGTACAGGTGACTTTAACAACGATGGCCGCATGGACGTTGCCGTAACGAACAACGAAATGGAACTGAAAATATTCACCCAGAATGCTTCAGGCGGACTGAACAGTGCTGTTACTTATGCTGCCGGGACCCGCCCCGAATCGTTGGCTGTCGGGGATCTGAATAACGATGGTCGGGATGATATTGTCGTTACTAATTCCAACGACAATACGATCAGCATTTTTCTGCAACAAGAGGATGGCACAATGGCGGACCGGGTGACCCATTCTACAGGATCGAGTCCGGATGCTGTAGCAGTTGGAGATGTGAATGGAGACGATTTGGATGACGTCGTGGTCGCAAATTGGAATTCCCCCTTCATCAGCGTTTTCATCCAAAACAACGACGGCACGTTGGATGCAAAGGTGGACTACGCCTCTCCCCAGGCGGGGTATGACGATATTGCCATCGGCGATGTGAACGGGGACGGGCGCAACGACGTTGTAAAAATGAATGGGCAACTATATGCAAACCCGGATCTGTCAGTCTATATTCAATCGGATAACGGCACGCTGAACGCGGCGGTTTCCTACTCCCTTCCTGGGAATATCCTCGGGAAAGGGATCGGGATCGGCGACGTTACAGGCGACGGACTAGCCGATGTGGTCATGAGTTACGGGGGAAACAGGCCGAACAGCTACATCGCCGTCTTTGCACAGGCGGAAAATGGAAGCCTACAATCATCGGTCTCATACGCAGTGTACGACATTCCAGTACCTGTGGAAATTACAGACGTCAACAGCGATGGACTGGCAGATGTGATCACCGCTCACAGCGGTTGGAACAGGGTCAGTGTCTATCTCCAACAAAATAACGGCACGCTTGGCAGTTACACCTTGTATGCATTGCCAAACAATAGCGCCAGTCATTACAAACCACAGGGATTGGTGCTTGGTGACGTGAATTCGGATGATCTGCCTGATATTCTCGTTGCAAATTTAAACTACGGCTTGAATGTACTATATCACGCAAAAAAACCTTCCACATTCAATAAAACCAGCCCAACCGACGGCATAGCAGACCAGCCGTTGAGCGTCACGCTGGCTTGGGGGAGCAGCGGAAATGCCGTTCGCTACGAGTATTGCTACGATACCACCAATGACAACAACTGCACGCCCTGGGTTAATAATGGAACAGCCACACACAAGACCCTGAGCGGATTGGCATTAGGCACCACCTATTATTGGCATGTACGCAGCCTGAATGGCATCGGAACAACATATTCAAACGGATCGGAAACAGCGTATTGGTCATTTACAACGGCAGTTCCTCCCACCTATGTGATAAACACCAACGATAGCGGATTGGGATCGCTCCGCCAGGCAATTGCGAATGCATCCGACGGAGAGACAATCACCTTCGCCCCGCACTTGGCAGGCGAGTCCATCCACCTCGCCTCTACACTTGAAATCGACAAAGCCATCACGATCGACGGGTCAGCCTTGAATCCGCGCATTACGCTCAGCGGCGATACCGATGACGATGGCGTTGGCGATATGCCGATCATGGGGATTGGCATCGGTGGCGCGGTCAAAATCTCCAACGTGGATTTTGTCAACGGAAAAAATGAAAGCCACAGTCTTGCCGGCGGCATCAACAACTTTGGCGGCAATCTTGAGGTCGAGAAATGCACTTTCTCAGGCAACAAGGGCGATTTTGGCGGGGCAATCCTAAATAAAGGAAGTTTGACCATACAAAATTGCGAATTTCTTAATAATTCTGCAAACGATGGCGGCGCGATCCTCAATGACTTTGACACGACTGCGCTAATCAGCAACACCTTGTTTGCTCAAAACGCCGCCGACAATGAATACGGAGCAGGGGGCGCAATTGCAAATATAGGAATTTTGACGATCACTCAAAGCGAGTTCAACGAGAATACAGCCGCTGGCGGAGGCGCCATCGCAAATGCATGGGGAGGAACAATTACAATTTCAGAGACCGTATTCATTAAGAATGCAGGCACAGCGGAAGGCGGCGGGGCGGTCTACAATACAGAAAGTTCAATGACGATCGCCGATGCCTCGTTTCTAGAAAACACAACCTTCAAAGACGGCGGCGTGATCTTTAATATAGACGGCACCATTGGCATTTCAAACAGCGAGTTCAATGGCAATACAGCCGCCGGGGATGGTGGAGCAATTTACAACCAGGGAACAATGGAAGTAATAAAATCCACGGTCGCCAACAATTCCGCAGAAATGGGCGGCGGCATTGCCAATATTGGAACCTTGACGATCACAAACAGCAATATCCTGGAAAACTCTGTCGCTTCCTCGTATGGGGGCGGGGGCGGTATATTGAATTTTAGCGACCCCGATAACAGCGGAATACTTAGCTTCACAAACAGTACCATCTCCTCAAACACAGCGCCCAGCGGCGGCGGTATTCTTAATCTTGCACCTGCCGGTGAAGTAACCATTTCAAACAGTACCGTCTCAAATAACACTGTTTCCGATACCGGCGGTGGTGTTTCCAACTTTGGCATTCTGACCATGGAAAACAGCACCGTCTTCGACAACTCCGCTACATATGGTGGCGGGATCGCGAACCATAATGCCTTAACCATGATCAACAATACATTCTCCGACAATTCAGCCGACAACGGAGGAGGCATTTACAACGGAGGCAGTTTGAGCCTCATCAATAATATCCTGGCGAACTCTGCAACCGGCGGAGATTGTTCCAACCATGAATTACATGGCGTAATTACAGCAAATATTAATAATCTGGTGGAAAATAATGCCCCCGCGCCCAACCACTGTGGAACTCCCGCTTTCATTACTGACCCCAAACTGGGTACTCTTGCAGATAACGGCGGCCCCACCCGGACTATGGCGCTGCTATTCGGTTCCCCCGCCTTTGACGCCGGAGACAACACCTCCTGTCGCGCCACCGATCAGCGCGGGGTAACGCGTCCGCAGGGGGCAGGGTGTGATATCGGCGCGTATGAAAGAATAAGCATTACCAACCCCACCTTCTCCGATGTGCCCTTCAATCACTCCGCCTGGCAGTACATCGAAGCCATCTACAATGCCGGCATCACCGGCGGATGTACCACCACTCCGCTCAACTACTGCCCCAACAACACCGTCACCCGTGCCCAGATGGCGATCTTCCTGCTGAGAGGCATCCACGGCTCATCCTATACCCCGCCCGCTGTGGGTGACAGCACCGGCTTCAATGATGTCCCCACCACCCATTCCGCGGCGGCATGGATCAAGCAGTTGGCGGCGGAAGGCATCACCGGCGGCTGCGGGAATGGCAATTACTGTCCGAACCAAGCGGTCACCCGTGCCCAGATGGCGATCTTCCTGTTGAGAGCCAAGTATGGGGATGACTACGTCCCGCCTGCCGCGGGAGGCTCATCCGGTTTCAACGATGTGCCTGCTGGGAGTTCGACCGCGCCGTGGATCAAGCAGTTGGCGGCGGAGGGCATCACCGGCGGCTGCGGGAATGGAAGCTATTGCCCCAACCAAGCGGTCACCCGCGCCCAGATGGCGATCTTCCTGCAACGCACCTTCAATCTGCCGTTGCCGTAG
- a CDS encoding winged helix-turn-helix transcriptional regulator — MKSTRDKILQTLLKKPRSTINDLAEAVGINPISVRHHLGNLEKEGLVEGQEERHGVGRPRLVYILTDEGMERFPTRYMRLTNRLIAQMKESMPGPVVSQLFGQIAEDLANEYANDIKGLSMEERLDFVKDLLAQEGFTVEWEKKDNQYQIHEISCPYYQIGVTHPEVCTVDQTLISKMLALPANKVQCILDGGAHCTYVVQAVEAKVK, encoded by the coding sequence ATGAAATCCACGCGAGACAAGATCTTACAGACCCTGCTGAAGAAGCCGCGCTCCACCATCAATGACCTGGCGGAAGCCGTCGGCATCAATCCCATTTCTGTGCGCCATCACCTCGGCAACCTCGAAAAGGAGGGGCTGGTCGAAGGGCAGGAGGAGCGTCACGGGGTGGGACGTCCGCGTTTGGTGTACATCCTGACCGACGAGGGCATGGAACGCTTCCCCACCCGCTATATGAGATTGACCAACCGCCTCATTGCCCAGATGAAGGAATCCATGCCGGGACCGGTGGTCAGTCAGTTGTTCGGGCAGATCGCGGAAGACCTCGCCAACGAATATGCCAACGACATCAAGGGGCTAAGTATGGAAGAGCGCCTTGACTTCGTCAAGGATTTGCTGGCGCAGGAAGGCTTCACCGTGGAATGGGAAAAGAAGGATAACCAATACCAGATCCACGAGATCTCCTGTCCCTATTATCAGATCGGCGTAACGCATCCCGAAGTCTGCACGGTGGATCAGACGTTGATCTCGAAAATGCTCGCCTTGCCCGCAAACAAAGTTCAGTGTATCTTGGACGGCGGTGCACACTGCACTTATGTCGTCCAGGCTGTGGAAGCGAAAGTCAAGTAA
- a CDS encoding iron-sulfur cluster assembly protein, with amino-acid sequence MSESEIKEIQWTIHTTHPEMVKSAREKLSEVVDPEIGMTIIQLGLVRDIEIENNIARVKMILTTPFCPYGPAMIEMTKAKATEGLNMPVTVEMGMEMWDFSMMEDPSALDWGMYA; translated from the coding sequence ATGAGCGAATCTGAAATCAAAGAAATCCAGTGGACCATCCACACCACCCATCCCGAGATGGTAAAGTCCGCCCGCGAAAAACTATCCGAGGTGGTCGATCCTGAAATTGGAATGACCATCATCCAGTTGGGCTTGGTGCGCGACATCGAGATCGAGAACAACATCGCCCGCGTGAAAATGATCCTGACCACGCCGTTCTGTCCCTATGGTCCCGCCATGATCGAAATGACCAAAGCCAAGGCAACCGAAGGCTTGAACATGCCCGTCACCGTGGAAATGGGCATGGAAATGTGGGATTTTTCCATGATGGAAGACCCCTCCGCGCTTGATTGGGGCATGTACGCTTAA
- the raiA gene encoding ribosome-associated translation inhibitor RaiA produces the protein MSNKVEVQTRHIRLTERIEEYVNKKAENLDRYLPAIDEVRVELAHHKAARDANDRNVAQVTVFGKGVTLRSEERADEVLAAFDRALDKMQRQIERHKGKKYHGRGDGRSAAEVAEDIIDDETGELSPLFAKRKKFTIYPMTEDEAVIQMRNLGHDNFFIFYNAETSKINVLYRRRNGSYGLIEPELG, from the coding sequence ATGTCCAACAAAGTGGAAGTTCAGACACGTCATATCCGTTTGACCGAAAGGATCGAAGAGTACGTCAATAAAAAAGCGGAGAATTTGGACCGCTACCTGCCAGCCATTGATGAGGTGCGCGTAGAACTGGCTCATCACAAAGCCGCGCGCGACGCCAATGACCGTAATGTGGCGCAGGTGACCGTTTTTGGCAAGGGGGTTACTCTCCGTTCAGAGGAACGCGCGGATGAGGTGCTTGCCGCTTTTGACCGGGCGCTGGACAAGATGCAGCGCCAGATCGAGCGGCACAAAGGCAAGAAGTATCACGGGCGTGGCGATGGTCGTTCGGCGGCGGAAGTTGCCGAGGATATCATCGACGATGAGACCGGCGAACTCTCGCCGTTGTTCGCCAAGCGCAAGAAGTTTACGATCTACCCGATGACGGAGGACGAAGCGGTCATCCAGATGCGGAATCTGGGGCACGACAACTTCTTCATCTTCTACAATGCGGAGACGAGCAAGATCAACGTGCTGTACCGCAGACGCAATGGAAGTTACGGCTTGATCGAGCCGGAACTTGGTTGA
- a CDS encoding phosphoribosyltransferase family protein, whose protein sequence is MKTLNWQMDMIVPVPLGRQRIKERGYNQVAMIAKPLAMALEVRYAPNELVRTKETRSQVGLSRAERRSNVRGVFQAGQGVKGRTILIMDDVSTTGSTLSAGAEALYSAGAETVYAFTVARALPHHDLRRV, encoded by the coding sequence GTGAAAACCCTGAACTGGCAGATGGATATGATCGTTCCTGTGCCGCTGGGCAGACAAAGAATCAAAGAAAGAGGATATAATCAGGTTGCAATGATCGCAAAACCGCTTGCAATGGCGCTGGAAGTCCGGTACGCGCCAAACGAGTTGGTGCGTACCAAAGAGACGCGTTCCCAGGTGGGCTTGTCACGAGCGGAACGCCGGAGCAATGTGCGGGGTGTGTTTCAAGCCGGACAAGGGGTAAAGGGAAGAACCATTCTCATCATGGACGATGTTTCAACCACAGGGTCGACCTTATCCGCCGGGGCGGAAGCGTTGTACTCGGCAGGTGCGGAAACCGTCTATGCGTTTACAGTCGCGCGTGCGCTGCCTCATCACGACCTGAGGCGTGTATAG
- a CDS encoding type II secretion system F family protein produces MNTLIVVIILVVVLGGAVALVIVGARYARQAQGEEGDPVLLRLAEATQRGENVSLEDIELQQPFMERVVIPVIRKFGEFSVRFTPEKLLQETTRKLELAGNPGRIDASTFLATRFVGAGVFGGLLTLISTLPTVNWPLGRVILVVGIFTALGFFFPQLWLQSRINARQNEVRKAMPDALDLLTICVEAGLGFDAAMSKVSEKWENELSILFGRAIREVQLGKTQREALRDMADRVGLPELTSFVAAVIQSQILGVSLAKVLRIQSDQMRVKRRQRAEEEAHKAPVKMIIPMALLTFPSIMIILMAPAAFQISDAFGGIMGN; encoded by the coding sequence ATGAATACCCTGATTGTTGTTATCATCCTTGTTGTTGTGTTGGGCGGCGCGGTTGCGCTCGTGATCGTTGGCGCGCGGTACGCTCGTCAGGCACAGGGCGAGGAGGGCGACCCGGTATTGCTTCGTCTGGCAGAGGCAACGCAGCGCGGTGAGAATGTCTCACTGGAAGACATTGAACTGCAGCAGCCTTTCATGGAGCGCGTGGTCATCCCGGTCATCAGGAAATTCGGCGAATTTTCTGTCCGTTTTACGCCGGAAAAACTTTTGCAGGAGACCACCCGTAAATTGGAACTGGCGGGGAACCCCGGTCGCATCGATGCGTCCACTTTCCTTGCAACACGCTTTGTCGGTGCAGGGGTCTTTGGCGGACTTTTGACTCTGATCTCGACCCTGCCCACTGTGAACTGGCCCCTCGGGCGCGTCATTCTTGTCGTAGGCATCTTCACTGCCCTGGGTTTTTTCTTCCCGCAGCTTTGGCTGCAAAGCCGGATCAACGCCCGCCAGAATGAGGTCCGAAAAGCCATGCCGGATGCCCTCGACCTGCTGACCATTTGTGTGGAAGCCGGTTTGGGTTTCGATGCGGCAATGTCGAAGGTAAGCGAGAAATGGGAGAATGAACTCTCCATCCTGTTTGGACGCGCCATCCGCGAAGTGCAGCTTGGAAAAACCCAGCGCGAGGCGCTGCGCGACATGGCGGACCGTGTCGGGCTCCCCGAGTTGACAAGTTTTGTTGCGGCGGTCATCCAGAGTCAGATTCTGGGTGTGAGCCTGGCAAAGGTATTAAGGATCCAGTCTGACCAGATGCGTGTGAAGCGTCGCCAGCGGGCGGAGGAAGAGGCGCACAAGGCTCCGGTGAAGATGATCATCCCGATGGCACTCCTGACCTTCCCTTCGATCATGATCATTTTGATGGCGCCTGCCGCGTTCCAGATCTCCGATGCGTTCGGCGGTATTATGGGTAATTAG
- a CDS encoding type II secretion system F family protein — protein MTWIIIIGGTILIILLIIGVIISANSERAMVEERLNQYLDDDKQDIDREAQRYVITNWVSKRVERTSFGDNIARELARADLKFKVAEYLVLIFASMFIGALLAWFLGNQMAVSALIGAVLGSIAPRFYVKQQQKQRLQKFNDQLPDMLNLMVNGLRAGYSTMQAMEAVSKELPAPICDEFRRVVQEMQIGITMETALENLLRRIPSDDLDFVVTAINVQREVGGNLSEILDNISFTIRERIRIKGEVRVLTAQVRTSGTVLSLIPFGLTLVLWFLNPEYLMSVTQGGPACTAGIICTVLGLITSSYFIMMKIADIEV, from the coding sequence ATGACTTGGATCATTATCATTGGCGGTACCATCCTGATCATCCTTTTGATCATTGGCGTGATCATTTCCGCGAACAGCGAGCGCGCCATGGTGGAGGAACGCCTCAATCAATATCTGGATGATGACAAACAGGATATTGACCGCGAAGCCCAGCGGTACGTCATTACCAACTGGGTTTCAAAACGGGTGGAAAGGACATCGTTTGGTGACAACATCGCGCGCGAACTGGCCCGCGCCGACCTGAAATTCAAGGTAGCCGAATACCTTGTTTTGATTTTTGCGAGCATGTTCATCGGCGCCCTGTTGGCATGGTTTTTGGGCAACCAGATGGCTGTTTCCGCCTTGATCGGCGCGGTGCTCGGGTCGATTGCCCCGCGTTTTTATGTCAAACAGCAGCAAAAACAACGTTTGCAAAAGTTCAACGACCAGCTTCCCGACATGCTTAACCTGATGGTCAACGGCTTGCGCGCCGGATATTCCACCATGCAGGCGATGGAAGCGGTCAGCAAGGAACTCCCCGCGCCGATCTGCGATGAGTTCCGCCGTGTTGTGCAGGAAATGCAGATCGGCATTACGATGGAGACGGCGCTTGAAAACCTCCTGCGCCGCATCCCGAGCGATGATCTTGATTTTGTGGTGACGGCGATCAACGTCCAGCGCGAGGTCGGCGGCAATCTTTCCGAGATCCTGGATAATATTTCATTTACCATTCGTGAGCGTATCCGCATCAAAGGCGAGGTCCGCGTGCTGACGGCTCAGGTGCGGACCTCGGGCACGGTTCTTTCCTTAATTCCATTTGGTCTTACACTTGTTCTGTGGTTTCTCAACCCCGAATATTTGATGTCTGTAACGCAGGGCGGACCCGCATGTACTGCCGGTATTATCTGCACGGTGTTGGGCTTGATCACGTCCAGCTACTTTATCATGATGAAGATTGCGGATATCGAGGTGTAG
- a CDS encoding CpaF family protein — translation MSLLRRIEQGQNSGNNQQQNSGGSSPSLPKPGDGEQAGAGGGGDASRLSSLQARRVSAPITSPQAGSYFDLKTRVQNKLLAEIDPSMDVSQTDEVRRTIQGLFEQILSEENIVLSRPERARLFEQIAAEILGLGPLQSLLEDDSITEIMVNGPKNLYIERKGKIHRVPVTFESNEHVMRIIDRIVAPLGRRIDESSPYVDARLADGSRVNAVIPPISLVGPVLTIRKFSKNPITVDQMIQFGSITPEAVQFLKACVESRLNIIISGGTGSGKTTLLNVLSGFIPADERIITIENAAELQLRQEHVVTLESRPPNIEGRGEITIRDLVINSLRMRPERIIVGECRGGETLDMLQAMNTGHDGSMTTAHANSPRDALARIETMCLMAGMDLPVRAIREQVASAVDVIVQQERMRDGTRKVTTVAEVSGMEGDVITMTDLFVFEQTGTENGRIIGRMRPTGLRPKFMDKIEAAGIHLPPSIFGIGERRRY, via the coding sequence ATGTCTTTGCTTCGACGTATTGAGCAGGGTCAAAACAGCGGGAACAACCAGCAGCAGAATAGCGGCGGATCATCTCCATCGTTGCCCAAGCCTGGTGATGGCGAGCAGGCAGGAGCGGGGGGCGGAGGCGATGCTTCCCGTCTTTCCTCCTTGCAAGCCAGGCGTGTCAGCGCGCCCATCACTTCGCCGCAAGCTGGTTCTTATTTTGACCTGAAGACCCGCGTTCAGAATAAACTGCTTGCGGAGATCGATCCGTCCATGGATGTTTCGCAGACGGATGAGGTGCGCCGTACGATTCAGGGTTTGTTCGAGCAGATCCTGAGCGAAGAGAATATCGTTCTTTCACGCCCCGAGCGCGCGCGCTTGTTCGAGCAGATCGCTGCTGAAATTCTGGGGCTTGGACCGCTTCAATCCCTGCTTGAGGATGACTCCATTACGGAAATCATGGTGAATGGTCCCAAGAACCTTTACATCGAGCGCAAAGGGAAGATCCATCGTGTGCCCGTGACGTTCGAGAGCAACGAGCATGTGATGCGAATCATTGATCGTATCGTTGCCCCGCTTGGACGCCGCATCGACGAATCGAGCCCGTATGTGGATGCGCGTTTGGCGGACGGCTCCCGTGTTAATGCGGTGATCCCCCCGATCTCTTTGGTGGGTCCGGTGCTCACCATTCGTAAATTTTCCAAGAATCCGATCACTGTGGATCAGATGATCCAGTTCGGTTCGATCACGCCGGAGGCGGTTCAGTTCCTTAAGGCGTGTGTGGAATCCCGTTTGAATATCATCATCTCCGGCGGTACGGGTTCTGGTAAAACCACACTGTTGAATGTGCTGTCGGGCTTCATTCCCGCGGATGAGCGTATCATCACCATTGAGAATGCGGCGGAATTGCAGTTGCGTCAGGAGCATGTGGTGACGCTCGAGTCGCGCCCGCCCAATATCGAAGGACGCGGTGAAATTACCATCCGCGATCTGGTGATCAACTCCCTGCGTATGCGTCCTGAGCGCATTATCGTCGGTGAGTGCCGTGGCGGCGAGACCCTGGACATGCTGCAGGCGATGAACACGGGTCACGACGGCTCGATGACCACCGCCCATGCCAACAGTCCGCGCGACGCGCTCGCCCGTATCGAGACCATGTGCCTCATGGCGGGCATGGATCTGCCCGTACGCGCCATCCGTGAACAGGTGGCAAGCGCCGTGGATGTGATCGTCCAGCAGGAACGTATGCGCGACGGAACGCGCAAGGTCACCACGGTCGCGGAAGTGAGCGGCATGGAAGGTGATGTGATCACCATGACCGACCTTTTCGTGTTTGAACAGACCGGTACGGAGAACGGTCGTATCATCGGTCGCATGCGTCCCACCGGCTTGAGACCAAAGTTCATGGACAAAATCGAAGCTGCGGGTATACACCTGCCGCCTTCCATTTTTGGCATCGGAGAACGCCGTCGTTATTAA
- a CDS encoding response regulator translates to MAADKIRVLIVDDIAETRENVRKLLQFESDVDVVGTARSGKEGIQLAHELGPDVVLMDINMPDIDGITATEEIRKKTPYIQIVILSVQGDQNYMRRAMLAGARDFLTKPPMGDELISAVRRAGEMAHVEREKSAKQQQFVGASSAGGGMAVPGFAPISKGKIITVYSPKGGTGCTTVAVNLAVALNNEDTRAVLVDGNLQFGDVAVFVNEQGKNTILDLAPRVDELDADVVDEILIKHDASGIRILAAPQRPEYAERVASDQFVKVLQFLQQMYSYVIVDTSPILTDVIIATIENSDLIVLLTTQEIPSIKNARSFLDLLQPMGVSKERVVFTMNRYDKNNPITPDRVGENLKHEISAVIPLEGKIAIPAVNRGVPFMLDNKAQPIGRGIFSLAEAVRARLSVLETAEETPAIKR, encoded by the coding sequence ATGGCTGCAGATAAAATTCGGGTGCTTATTGTTGATGATATTGCAGAGACTCGGGAAAACGTTCGCAAGCTTTTACAGTTCGAGTCGGATGTGGATGTAGTGGGGACGGCTCGTTCGGGCAAGGAAGGCATTCAGCTTGCCCACGAGCTTGGTCCTGATGTCGTGTTGATGGACATCAACATGCCCGATATCGACGGGATCACGGCGACGGAAGAGATCCGCAAGAAAACGCCATACATTCAGATCGTCATCCTGTCTGTGCAGGGCGACCAGAATTATATGCGCCGCGCCATGCTTGCGGGCGCCCGGGATTTCCTGACCAAGCCTCCGATGGGGGATGAGTTGATCTCAGCCGTCCGGCGTGCCGGTGAAATGGCGCATGTCGAGCGCGAGAAAAGCGCGAAACAGCAGCAATTTGTCGGCGCTTCGTCTGCTGGCGGGGGCATGGCTGTTCCCGGCTTTGCGCCTATTTCAAAAGGGAAGATCATCACCGTTTACAGTCCAAAGGGCGGGACAGGGTGCACCACGGTTGCCGTCAACCTCGCCGTTGCATTGAATAATGAAGATACGCGCGCGGTTCTTGTGGACGGCAATCTGCAGTTCGGCGATGTTGCCGTTTTTGTAAATGAACAAGGCAAGAACACCATCCTGGATCTCGCGCCTCGCGTAGATGAACTCGATGCTGATGTGGTCGACGAGATACTCATTAAGCATGATGCATCCGGCATCCGCATTCTCGCTGCCCCGCAGAGACCGGAATATGCGGAACGCGTGGCATCTGATCAGTTTGTGAAGGTGCTGCAATTTCTGCAGCAAATGTATTCGTATGTCATTGTTGACACGTCGCCCATCCTCACGGATGTCATCATTGCAACCATCGAGAACAGCGATTTGATCGTCCTGCTCACCACGCAGGAGATCCCGTCCATTAAAAACGCGCGGTCATTTCTGGATCTGTTACAGCCCATGGGCGTCAGCAAGGAGCGCGTGGTCTTTACCATGAATCGCTATGATAAGAACAATCCCATTACTCCGGATCGGGTGGGGGAAAATCTCAAGCATGAGATTTCCGCCGTCATTCCCCTGGAAGGGAAGATCGCCATTCCGGCGGTGAATCGCGGCGTTCCGTTCATGCTGGATAACAAGGCGCAGCCGATAGGAAGAGGGATATTCTCGCTGGCGGAGGCGGTCCGGGCTAGGTTGAGCGTTTTGGAAACAGCAGAAGAAACGCCAGCGATTAAGCGTTAA